A single Paenibacillus sp. FSL R5-0517 DNA region contains:
- a CDS encoding methyl-accepting chemotaxis protein, which yields MFRNRTVAGKIRGTLFLVLLVASLLFSISFYAVSMNIIQSYVLPQFDKVLNTSIQDIYKNTSASKILQVQSGGAGSEGAAMTVESYLAEKAKEHNLDAAYVVAIQDGSAKVVVANSSSGMKAQDEITVEPAMNTAIESKEMVISEVYSDSFGVHKAAFIPIAGSNMIMAVSMDAQFIQDKITQIFWLCLGITALVFVLGWLISTSMIKRVTKPIIKLVQHSKQISQGDLTAELQIKGKDEIAQLASSFQTMTHNLKEMISRALSTSNEVVSGSNDLLQRVESMSGMVRNSSRSAEDAEKGSISIASSASENARAMEEITQGIMHIASSSAEVSEQIGEAANEAVNGNRLAQNAVEQMERVGQTASESLRYVETMNERSVAVGTIVASIFEITKQINMLSLNASIEAARAGEHGRGFAVVAGEVRKLAEQSKTATEEISDYLGTIREDAERSVDAMNRVTQEIGSGTTVVQQAGSAFQQLNELIQNVNLTIQTVSASTQQVSAGAEEVSASVEETAQITSKSRESMLQIASTADLQLSEMDSHSDTVRHLHEQAVELQSAMKKFKIN from the coding sequence ATGTTTCGTAATCGCACCGTTGCCGGTAAAATCAGAGGCACCTTGTTCCTCGTTCTGCTGGTTGCTTCTCTGTTGTTCAGTATTAGTTTCTATGCCGTGTCGATGAATATTATTCAAAGTTACGTTCTACCGCAGTTCGACAAAGTCCTAAACACGTCCATTCAGGATATATACAAGAATACTTCTGCCTCCAAAATCCTACAGGTACAGAGTGGCGGAGCCGGTTCAGAAGGTGCTGCCATGACCGTGGAATCGTATCTGGCCGAAAAAGCAAAAGAACATAATCTAGATGCGGCTTACGTTGTTGCTATTCAGGACGGCTCAGCCAAAGTCGTTGTAGCCAACTCTTCCTCAGGTATGAAAGCCCAGGATGAGATCACTGTAGAGCCAGCAATGAACACAGCCATCGAGAGCAAAGAAATGGTAATCAGCGAAGTCTATTCGGACTCCTTTGGTGTACATAAAGCAGCATTCATTCCAATTGCAGGTAGTAATATGATTATGGCTGTGAGCATGGACGCCCAATTCATTCAGGATAAGATTACCCAAATTTTCTGGCTATGTCTTGGGATTACAGCATTAGTCTTTGTGCTCGGTTGGCTGATCTCCACTAGTATGATCAAAAGAGTAACCAAACCGATCATCAAGCTTGTCCAACATAGTAAACAAATATCCCAAGGTGATCTGACCGCTGAACTCCAGATCAAAGGCAAAGATGAAATTGCCCAGCTCGCTTCAAGCTTCCAGACGATGACACATAATCTGAAAGAAATGATCAGCCGTGCCTTGTCCACGTCCAATGAAGTGGTGTCAGGCTCCAATGACCTGCTTCAACGGGTTGAATCGATGTCTGGTATGGTACGGAACTCCAGCCGCTCTGCAGAAGATGCAGAGAAAGGCAGCATCAGCATTGCGTCAAGCGCATCCGAGAACGCCAGAGCCATGGAGGAAATTACGCAGGGCATCATGCATATTGCTTCATCTTCTGCCGAAGTATCCGAGCAGATTGGGGAAGCAGCCAATGAAGCAGTTAACGGTAACCGATTGGCTCAGAATGCCGTTGAGCAGATGGAACGTGTAGGCCAGACAGCAAGTGAATCACTACGGTATGTGGAGACCATGAATGAACGTTCGGTAGCCGTAGGTACCATTGTTGCTTCCATTTTTGAAATCACCAAACAGATCAACATGCTGTCACTCAACGCCTCCATTGAAGCAGCACGTGCCGGAGAGCATGGCCGCGGATTCGCTGTCGTTGCCGGAGAAGTTCGCAAACTTGCCGAACAATCCAAAACAGCCACAGAGGAAATCTCGGATTATCTGGGCACCATTCGAGAAGACGCTGAACGGTCTGTTGATGCCATGAACCGTGTTACCCAGGAGATTGGTTCAGGTACAACTGTTGTTCAACAAGCAGGCTCAGCCTTCCAGCAACTGAATGAATTGATCCAGAACGTCAATCTGACCATTCAGACCGTCTCTGCTTCGACACAACAAGTATCCGCTGGTGCTGAAGAAGTAAGTGCGTCCGTGGAAGAAACGGCACAGATTACGTCCAAATCCCGTGAGAGCATGTTACAGATTGCTTCAACAGCAGATCTTCAACTCAGCGAGATGGATTCACATTCGGATACGGTTCGCCATCTGCATGAACAAGCTGTAGAGCTGCAATCCGCCATGAAGAAATTCAAAATAAACTAA
- a CDS encoding queuosine precursor transporter, translating into MFNLGWGAVFVLVTYGFFLLCYRLFGKKGLYAWIGVATVIANIQVTKTIDIMGIVLTLGNTMYVSMYLTSDLLNEKYGPGEARKAVWFGFFTLIMTTVLMQMVLFFEPAPTDFAQDSMKTLFGLLPRLALGSLTAYFISQFLDVRLYSWLRKVAPGRNQLWIRTNGSSIISSFVDTLVFCTIAFAFIYPWDVWLEIFLTTYIIKFVLTAVGTPFLYAARSFKFKDEV; encoded by the coding sequence ATGTTTAACTTAGGGTGGGGAGCGGTTTTCGTTCTCGTAACTTATGGATTTTTCCTGTTGTGTTACCGCTTGTTCGGTAAAAAAGGTCTCTATGCCTGGATTGGTGTGGCTACGGTTATAGCCAACATTCAGGTGACCAAAACGATAGATATTATGGGAATCGTACTGACGCTTGGCAACACGATGTATGTCAGCATGTATCTGACCAGTGATCTGCTCAATGAGAAATATGGACCAGGTGAAGCGCGCAAAGCTGTATGGTTCGGATTCTTTACGTTGATCATGACGACGGTGCTGATGCAGATGGTGTTGTTCTTTGAGCCGGCACCGACGGACTTTGCACAGGATTCGATGAAAACATTGTTCGGTCTGCTGCCACGTCTGGCTCTCGGAAGTTTGACCGCCTATTTCATCAGTCAGTTCCTGGATGTACGATTATATTCCTGGCTGCGCAAGGTGGCCCCAGGGCGCAATCAGTTGTGGATTCGTACCAACGGCAGTTCGATCATCAGTTCATTTGTGGATACATTGGTGTTCTGCACGATCGCATTTGCGTTCATCTATCCTTGGGATGTATGGCTGGAAATCTTCCTGACGACGTATATTATCAAATTCGTATTAACTGCGGTTGGAACACCGTTCCTGTATGCTGCACGCAGCTTTAAGTTTAAGGATGAAGTTTAA
- a CDS encoding L-cystine transporter — translation MDTFLIILNVVVMLALLGILYWMQKKHISFTKRVFAGLGLGVVYGVILQLVYTSGSDVVTKSVDWFNLVGSGYVRLLQMVVIPLIMVSIISAIMNLKGKQNLGKMSVSIIAILLITTAIAAGVSIVTSLSFNLTSIEIEGGDREIAQGQKMEERLVDVKDQTIPQQVLEFIPSNPFADMTGERRTSTLAVVIFSAFIGVAVLGLDRKKPQQAETFRGMVNAVYAVVMRIVTLVLRLTPYGILALITKVTATTNPDEILKLIKFVIASYVALIVMFIIHLIIISLSGFNPITYVKKVLPTLVFAFTSRSSAASIPLNVETQTKKLGVSDGIANLSASFGATIGQNGCAGIYPAMLAVMIAPTVGIDPLSWDFIVTLILVVMISSFGVAGVGGGATFASLIVLSTMNLPVALAGLLISVEPLIDMGRTALNVNGSMTSGLVTSKILKENDHDTFNDQSRELDSAVQA, via the coding sequence ATGGATACTTTTCTAATCATATTGAATGTAGTGGTGATGCTTGCTTTACTTGGCATCCTCTACTGGATGCAGAAAAAGCATATCTCCTTTACGAAACGCGTATTTGCGGGTCTTGGACTGGGGGTTGTGTACGGGGTTATTCTTCAATTGGTGTACACATCAGGTTCTGATGTAGTTACGAAATCAGTCGATTGGTTCAATCTGGTCGGTTCAGGATATGTTCGTTTGTTGCAAATGGTTGTGATTCCATTGATCATGGTGTCGATCATCTCAGCCATCATGAATCTGAAGGGCAAGCAAAATCTCGGTAAGATGAGTGTTTCCATCATTGCCATTCTGTTGATCACCACAGCGATTGCTGCAGGGGTCAGCATTGTAACGAGCCTTAGCTTTAACCTTACTTCCATTGAAATTGAAGGTGGAGATCGTGAGATCGCCCAGGGTCAGAAGATGGAGGAACGTCTTGTTGATGTGAAGGATCAGACCATTCCGCAGCAAGTGCTGGAATTTATTCCTTCGAATCCATTTGCAGATATGACAGGAGAACGTCGTACATCCACACTGGCGGTCGTTATCTTCTCCGCGTTCATCGGTGTAGCTGTACTTGGACTGGATCGCAAAAAACCACAACAGGCGGAAACATTCCGAGGTATGGTTAATGCCGTATACGCGGTGGTTATGCGGATTGTAACATTGGTGCTCAGGCTTACGCCATACGGGATTCTGGCCCTTATCACCAAAGTGACGGCGACCACGAATCCGGATGAAATTCTCAAGTTGATCAAATTCGTCATTGCGTCCTACGTGGCCCTCATCGTGATGTTTATCATTCACCTGATCATCATCTCACTGTCCGGGTTCAACCCGATTACGTATGTGAAAAAGGTTCTGCCAACACTGGTATTTGCCTTCACATCCCGTTCAAGTGCAGCGTCGATCCCGCTGAATGTGGAGACACAGACGAAGAAACTGGGCGTATCGGACGGTATTGCGAATCTGTCTGCAAGCTTTGGTGCTACAATTGGGCAAAACGGCTGCGCCGGGATCTATCCGGCCATGCTGGCGGTGATGATTGCTCCAACGGTCGGCATCGACCCGCTGAGCTGGGACTTCATCGTGACGTTGATCCTTGTTGTTATGATCAGTTCGTTTGGTGTGGCAGGTGTTGGCGGCGGGGCAACGTTCGCTTCCCTGATTGTATTGTCCACCATGAACCTGCCTGTAGCTTTGGCAGGATTGCTGATCTCTGTTGAACCGCTGATCGACATGGGTCGTACAGCCTTGAACGTGAACGGGTCCATGACTTCTGGACTTGTAACCAGCAAAATTTTGAAAGAAAATGATCATGACACATTCAATGATCAGAGCCGTGAGCTGGATTCAGCTGTTCAGGCTTAA
- a CDS encoding cobyric acid synthase, with protein sequence MLQGTASDVGKSVITTALCRIFKQDGFKPAPFKSQNMALNSYVTEDGKEIGRAQGAQAEACGIEATTDMNPILIKPVRDMHSQIVVHGVPFAQMSASDYRQHFLPEAKQTVMDALNRLRDTYDIVLMEGAGSPAEINLKDRDIVNMNLAGWADAPVILISDIDRGGVFASIVGTLELLEPHEVARVKGFIINKFRGDLSLLQPGLDWLEERTGIPVLGVLPYIRDIQIEAEDSVVLDSMRHGKFGKTELDLAVIRYPRISNFTDFDALSREPDVNVRYVTSPEELGSPDAILLPGTKDTIGDLGFLRESGLEQAIASQTEREHVQLVGICGGYQMLGRHLKDPFAVEANQIQEAKGLGWLPLSTTFLQNKQTVRASGRVQPDHPVRLYSEQDAADASLPVNGYEIHMGVTECHEPEHVTGLFEISHPGGEPFHEGWGTTDGRVWGTYLHGLFESDQFRRSWLNGLRVGKGLVPLQETYSAHERKEMEFDRVAESLRSALDMQRVYEIMGIKLPE encoded by the coding sequence ATGCTGCAAGGGACGGCTTCCGATGTGGGTAAAAGTGTCATCACAACGGCATTATGCCGTATATTCAAGCAGGATGGCTTTAAGCCAGCCCCGTTCAAGTCACAGAATATGGCGCTGAATTCCTATGTGACGGAAGATGGCAAGGAGATTGGTCGGGCCCAGGGGGCACAGGCCGAAGCCTGCGGTATTGAGGCGACTACCGACATGAACCCCATCTTGATCAAGCCGGTGCGGGACATGCATTCGCAGATCGTGGTGCATGGGGTACCTTTTGCCCAGATGAGTGCTTCGGACTACCGTCAGCATTTCCTGCCAGAAGCAAAGCAGACGGTTATGGATGCGTTGAACCGGTTGCGGGATACCTATGACATTGTCCTGATGGAAGGAGCGGGCAGTCCAGCCGAGATCAATCTGAAGGATCGGGATATCGTCAACATGAATCTGGCAGGTTGGGCCGATGCGCCGGTAATTTTGATCTCCGACATTGATCGCGGCGGGGTGTTTGCTTCCATTGTAGGTACGCTGGAGCTGCTGGAACCGCATGAAGTGGCTCGTGTCAAAGGGTTCATTATCAACAAGTTCCGAGGCGATCTGTCCCTGTTGCAGCCGGGACTCGACTGGCTCGAAGAACGGACAGGCATTCCAGTATTAGGGGTATTGCCTTACATAAGAGATATTCAGATTGAAGCGGAAGATTCAGTGGTGCTGGACTCCATGCGTCATGGGAAATTCGGCAAAACCGAGCTGGATCTGGCAGTGATTCGATATCCGCGAATTTCCAACTTTACAGACTTTGATGCCCTTTCCCGTGAACCGGATGTGAATGTGCGTTACGTGACATCGCCAGAGGAATTGGGCAGTCCGGATGCCATTCTTCTGCCGGGTACGAAGGATACGATAGGGGATCTGGGATTTCTGCGTGAGTCTGGTCTGGAGCAGGCAATCGCCAGCCAGACCGAGCGTGAGCATGTCCAGCTCGTAGGCATATGTGGCGGATACCAGATGCTGGGACGTCATCTGAAGGACCCATTTGCTGTGGAGGCAAATCAGATTCAGGAAGCGAAGGGACTTGGCTGGCTTCCGCTATCGACAACGTTTCTTCAGAACAAACAGACGGTTAGAGCTTCCGGTCGAGTGCAGCCTGATCATCCTGTTCGTCTGTATAGTGAACAAGATGCAGCTGACGCTTCATTACCTGTAAACGGATATGAGATTCATATGGGTGTTACGGAGTGTCACGAGCCGGAGCATGTCACCGGATTGTTTGAAATCTCCCATCCAGGTGGTGAACCATTCCATGAAGGCTGGGGCACAACGGATGGCAGGGTGTGGGGAACTTATCTGCATGGTTTGTTTGAAAGTGATCAATTCCGACGTTCATGGCTGAATGGTTTGCGTGTTGGAAAAGGACTCGTTCCGCTTCAGGAGACATACAGTGCGCATGAACGTAAAGAGATGGAGTTCGATCGGGTAGCCGAATCATTGCGTTCGGCATTGGATATGCAGCGTGTGTACGAGATAATGGGTATTAAGTTACCGGAGTGA
- a CDS encoding Xaa-Pro peptidase family protein: MNQTPLSRLEADLSGQGLDAMLITDPKHIYYLTGFASNPHERFLGLVLARGEEPLLIVPALDAEAAAAASSVSNIATHTDTDNPYALFDRYQGRLGRVGLEKEYVTVARYEQLTAALGAASFQDVGPLLRTLRVKKTPDEVARIRHAIHLIEETLRQGLSHVRTGVTEIELVAEMEYQMKKLGADGPSFDTMVLTGPKTGLPHGTPGERKLQHGDLLMFDMGVYAAGYASDITRTFAFGDISPELKTIYNTVLAANEAAIQIVKPGITCAEVDRAARQVTEEAGYGERFMHRVGHGLGIDVHEYPSLHGENMDILNEGTVFTIEPGIYTAAGGVRIEDDVIVTETGVEVLTTYPKELQILSD; this comes from the coding sequence ATGAATCAAACCCCTTTATCCCGTCTTGAAGCCGATCTGTCCGGGCAAGGATTGGACGCCATGCTGATCACAGATCCGAAACATATCTACTATTTAACTGGATTTGCGAGCAATCCGCATGAACGCTTCCTTGGCCTGGTTCTCGCACGCGGCGAAGAGCCCCTGTTGATTGTACCTGCACTTGACGCTGAAGCTGCGGCAGCCGCTTCTTCGGTATCCAACATTGCAACTCACACGGATACGGATAATCCGTATGCTTTGTTTGATCGTTATCAGGGGCGCTTGGGCCGAGTCGGTCTTGAAAAAGAATACGTGACGGTCGCACGTTATGAGCAGCTTACTGCCGCTCTTGGTGCTGCCAGCTTCCAAGATGTAGGCCCGTTGCTTCGCACATTACGTGTGAAAAAAACACCCGATGAGGTCGCCCGCATTCGCCACGCCATTCATTTGATCGAAGAAACATTGCGTCAAGGGCTCTCTCATGTTCGCACAGGCGTAACCGAGATTGAACTTGTTGCCGAGATGGAGTATCAGATGAAAAAGCTGGGCGCTGACGGCCCTTCCTTTGATACCATGGTGCTCACGGGACCCAAAACAGGCCTGCCACACGGGACACCGGGTGAACGGAAACTGCAACATGGTGACCTGTTGATGTTTGATATGGGTGTGTATGCTGCAGGATATGCTTCGGATATCACGCGTACATTTGCCTTTGGTGACATCTCACCTGAACTCAAAACCATCTATAACACGGTGCTCGCAGCGAACGAAGCGGCTATCCAAATCGTAAAACCAGGCATCACCTGCGCTGAAGTGGATCGTGCAGCACGCCAGGTCACGGAAGAAGCCGGATACGGAGAGCGCTTTATGCATAGAGTAGGACACGGACTGGGTATTGACGTACATGAGTATCCTTCTCTTCATGGAGAGAATATGGACATCCTGAATGAAGGTACCGTATTCACAATTGAACCGGGCATATATACCGCAGCAGGCGGCGTTCGTATCGAAGATGATGTCATCGTGACCGAGACAGGTGTCGAAGTTCTGACAACATATCCAAAAGAACTGCAAATCCTTAGCGACTAA